tattcaataattttgaaagtaaaatttttaaatctattTACCATAGCATCGTCAGTTTTATCAaccaaaacatgaaaataaatgataaaaaataattttaacatttcaatTGATAGTGACGGACGATGTCAGAAGTGACAAATGATGACACCGATGGGGGGCCACTTTGTATTTGCATCAATATTGACGTAGTTGTCAAGCGATGAAAGAACCATTAAAATACCGAGTGACGTTGTTCTGTTTTTGGGACACAAATACAAAGTAAGCTTTGGTGATGCTATCATCCATCATCACTAaattgaaacattaaaattatcttgttGTCTTTTATTTTCGTATTTTCATTGGTAAAATCGATGACTTTACGATAAATAGATCTAAATGTAAATCACTTTCATTACTATATaaatgctaatataatttttttaaaatatagagacTAAAATGCTAAATATAACTAAaggtaatttataattaatcattCCGATGAGAAGGGGGACCATGATAACTCAAATACACCGTGAACTATAAGTTATTCTTCACTTCTTTAAATCAAtgtggtcctctctctctctctctctactattTATGAtggtttattttttaataaaatattaataatttattaataaaaagatatatatatatatatatatatatatatatatatatatattattgctttCCTTGCATGTGATAATAATCAATTATTTAAAAAAGACCATCAAGAAAATGTTCCTTGTTTTATGGATTAGGAATAGAGTGAAAAAGATAGAGCTAAAAGTGAAAATATAGAATCCAATTGATATAAATCTCTCTTATTTTCCCATCTAAAATTGCACTGCACAGAAGAATAAATATAATGTTAACACGATGTGCACATACAGTGTTGTGAAAAATAATCACAAAAAGAAGAATTACTTTTCACATatgttgatcttttttttttctctctctttatatatatatatgatttttatttttgagtACATAGTTTTTTATGATATAAAAGATGTGTCGGCAGTGAAGACTATTAAATGGGGACATGAGGAGTTGTCTCCCTCCTCCCAAGTCACAACATTGGCATAGGGCTCATCAAAAGCAAGCCCACCTCCTTATTGAATGAAGAAGAGCACTGTATTATCCACATGATTAGTATGATCTTGTCCTTTTAAATTATTTGAAGAGGCACTTGAGGAGAAGAGGAACAAAGAACTGAGAGTTTCAACTTTGGATATTTAAGACCTCAATCATAACCTTTTCTTATTCAATATTTTTCATCATACAAATTATATATTCAACAATTTCAGGAATTTGAGATCAATAAAGGCAAAGACATCATCATCCCTAGATGTAGATAGATGGATACTTTTATGTTAAATAGAAGTGAGAAATGAGAATGAGTTCAATTGGGACAATCATATTTAGGGTAGACTAGAGCCTGATCAACCAATAAACTAAGAtgatcttaatcctaattaaaacttattattaaaaatatatatttagatattcAATCAAACATAAAGTCTCACCCGATAAACTTATAATTAGATTCCCATGAAGGATATCTATTTAAAATCTTGATCGAATTCGGATCGGGTTATCGATTTATCAAGCTCTATCAACACCTTTCAATCATTAAGCGGTTCGACAAAGGACATCAATCATAGTGCACTACTTAGTCTTGGTTAATCATGAACAATATCAATTTGGTTTTCCTACCCAAACCATACACATAGAATGATTGCATGTGAGACTGATGTATATGAGACGATGGGGTGGGAGTTGCATTTGGTCCACCCTCATGCCCTTGAGGTGGTGCTCAGATCTGTGGGAATAACTCTGTTCACGGGTAACCTTTGCACACACTAACAAGCAACACAACACGTTGTCGGCAAAAGAGGCCATCCAAGTGTCATGACTTCTTTGGCCTTTAGGTGATTAGATTAACTTTATATGGTCATGATACATATAGTGTCATCTCCTTGTTGgtaaataaatataagaaaagaaTATTAATACATTTTTTATTGTAGTTTTTTGGTTTCCAATTTCTTTACTAGAGGTTACTTGATAGTTTGTAAGGTGAGACAAATGTACAATTTTCTTAGaagtaaaaatataagttatttCTCTTCAAATTCTTTGGACGTAAATGACATCGATCCATTATGGTCCAATCAAGTATCGATTTATTTATTACTATTGAATAAAATCGGAGCTAGTACCATATCGATATGATAGAACACTAAAATTTACGTCGAACTAATATTTAAAATTCTGGTTTTATCTTTGCTCCGGTTTTGTTGTATGTTGATGTTTTACAAGAGCAACTTATTTTTGAAAAAGTAAttacaaaataaaaatgtaaaaagttTTATTGATATAGGAAATTTTGGCTAATAATATGGTGCACTTAATTTCATTTCCtctgtaaaaatatatatattggattggggataaaaaaaaaatttagcatgAGGAGGGTTGGAAGTATTAGTTTCCTTTGGATAAGGGTTTATTATTGGAACTTGGCAAGTGACTGGCACATTCTCATTGTCCTTCCCCACTATTTAGGTATGTGGAATTCAGTCCTATTGGTTGTATATTAAGAATTACATTTCTTTTCATCCATAGGCAAAAATTAGATGATATCATTTAATGAGATAAGAGGGTCCAGCATTTAATGTTAGTAAGTAGATAGCAAGGTTTTGAAATCGAATCCTAAGCCCACCACATCATACCCTTCACCaaaagacagaaaaaaaaaatcaaatttaggTGAGCATAAATGTGAATATGAAAGAATAATTAGGAAATTACTTTAAATCCAATGATCAATTATAGAATAATTTGGCATTTTAAAGTTATTTGGATGATTAAATCTTTGGTTATAATTGGAACTTATCAATAGTCACAATATTAGGATTTTTTTGGGGGGTCAGGAAACAAATATCTGTTGATGTAAGCTACAGTTGAGAACCCCACACAGGAATTCATTAGAGTTGAACCCCATAAAAGTGTCAATTTTAGAATTCATCACAGGTGAATTCTGCATAGTTCCTTATATGAAACAGTAACACAAGGCACAATAATCATTTCACTCATCAAAAAGTTGGCCAATCTGTTCCTTGCAGGCTTGCCTGTAAGATTGCTGCCCTAAATGCAGCAATCCAGTTCCCATGCCATTATTATTGAATGCTTTGGACCTTTTGGTGGCCTGCTGTCAAGTTCTAACAACATACTTACAGCTAGATATAATGAGTTAGATGCCTGGATCTACTTTCTCATGGCCCAATGTAGGAGGGGTCAAAAGCAAAGATGTGGGTGATGAGCAGCCATCTGATAGGTCAAGCAAGTCTTACATTAGTTATTGGTCTGTATCCATGTCGAGTTATCTTATAATCCACAGAATACACTTGCTCTGAGCTTCCCTTTGCCCTACACACAGGCAGCCATCCACCCATGCCCAGCCCTCCCCACTCCTCCACCCCCTTTCCCTTGCTTCAAGGCAAGTGAAAAATAGTGATGGTGAGGAGGTAGGAGAACCACAGAACTTCCTCTTCACCAACCTTCCCTTGGGGCTTCTGGATCTCACCATTCCTTCCTTCCACATCATTTCCACCCAATCCTTCAAGTCCTTGTCTCCTTCTAGAGTTCCCTATCAGTATATCCATCTCTTAGGAGCCTTGTGGTGATAGGAGCCATTAAATCTTCTTCCACTTCATACCAACTGCATTGCCATATATTTCCAAGATCCAAGCATTTGACTGCAGTGTGTCACTGAGGGCATAGGCTCTCTCCATGgctctcctccttctcctcctctcctccatcCTGATCTCCATGCTGCATTGGAGCAGTGGTCAGCCTTCTCCTGGATACTACCCGAGCCACAGGTTCAAGCCTTTGCCTGGCTTCTACCATGGGTACAGCAACCTCTGGGGGCCTCAGCATCAAACAGTCTCCGGAGACCAGTCCTCAGCGACCATTTGGCTCGATAGGAACTCAGGTTTCCTCACTCTACCTCCAGGAACTCCATCTCTATCTCGTCATGCTAATCCTGCTCATATTGTACTGGTGACAGGAAGCGGATTCAAGTCGAATCGCCCTTATCGAAGTGGGTATTTTGCGGCATCCATCAAGCTCCAAGCTGGATACACTGCAGGAGTGATCACTGCTTTCTATGTGAGGAGGATTGAGCCTGGACAAAATTATATTACAACATTAAAATGTTACCTTGCGTCGTTTGTTTGACAATGCTGTTGCTGAAATCGTTGGACTGCAGCTTTCTAATAACCAGGTACATCCTGGGTTCCATGATGAGGTGGACATTGAGTTCATGGGGAATACTCCAGGAAAGCCATACAGATTGCAGACCAATGTGTACATCAGGGGCAGCGGCGATAGTAGATATGTTGGGAGGGAGATGAAGTTCCACCTTTGGTTTGACCCGACTGCCGATTTCCACAACTATGCCATCCTGTGGAACCCAGACGAGATCATGTAAGTAAATCACCTGTGTCAACTGGGACTCCTTTTGATTCATTTTGGCTTGAACTCTTGCCCTCCTCCTGATCTTGTTGGACATGTGAAAACTTGTCTTTCCCAACTGCAAGTCTGGGAATATAAAGATTAGTTCACCTAAATTTAAGAACCCAATGATAAACGAAAGAGAAGTTCACTTCTTATCTTCTTGTACAGTAGTAAATAGTATTTGCCATTGAATGCTAAGACTGGGCCTCACCACGGTGTTATTATAAAAGGGTAGGAGTATGTTACCAAACCTAATCTGCCAAGAAGgaaatatgaaatataaaatgCTACCTATCAAGAACAATGACTGATTTGATGGCTGTTTTGTCAACCAGACACCAAAAGGTATCTACATGTACAACATCCCATGTAACTAGGCAAGAGCAAAAGTAGTGGCAGGGTCTGAAACAGCTAAACTTGGTAGAGTGTGTGGCCTTGTGAACGATGCTCTCTTTGGAGCGTGGACTGTAGAAGATGATAGCCATTTGTGCCTGCAGATTCTTTGTGGACGACATACCTATACGGCGGTATCCGAGGAAGAGCGAAAACACATTTCCGATGCGGCCAATGTGGATGTATGGAACCATCTGGGATGCATCATCTTGGGCCACGGACAGAGGCAAGTACAGGGTCGACTACCGGTACCAGCCGTTCGTCGCAAGGTTCACCAGGTTCATCATTCGAGGGTGCTCGGCGTATGCTCCGTCAAGCTGCCGCCAGGCACCGTCGTCACAGTCCGGCTCCGGGCTCAGCCCCCAGCAGTATGCAGCCATGCAATGGGCGCAGAGCAACTACATGGTGTACAATTACTGCATGGATCCTAAGAGAGATCATGCCCTGACTCCAGAGTGCTGGGGCTGAATTAGCTGCAGACTGCAAAACTGGTGGACTCAAAATGAGCTGTGTTGTTGTCGTTGTTACCTGTAGTTGTGTTGGTAGAAGATAAATGTTTCTCTTCCCGGTTAAGGTGGAAGAGTCTGGTATTCTTCCTTTGTTTGAGTAGCCCAAAGGGGACATATGATGGTGGAGATTGCAATGGTGGTGGAAATGTACTATTCATTTGCCATTTTCATCTGCATAATGAAATAATTAAATGTGTTGCAATATTAAAGATGCAGAACGGTGTGGTTTGATGTCTCGGGTGGCAGGAAGTACCTCCAACCTGTCAAACGCGTTGCAGTACATGCATTTTCCAGCATAAGCGTGTCAGAGACGCGTCGGCAATCACTCTTTTTCCTCTTCCATTATTTTGTCTCGTCTTGTGCGGGCCTGCTTACACCGACTGTTGAATCACAGCTTTAACCGTCCCATTTGTAGTTGAGGCAACGAAATGCATATGAGATGCTGGATGTAAGAAACCAGAGTTCAAGAATGACACCTGTAGAAGGGGACGCGGAGGAGAAAATTCCATCTCTGAAACACATTCCAGAGTCCCTGAAATCAGTAGGAAAAAGAAGAGTTGATATCAAATGATTTCTACGGTACTGCT
This genomic stretch from Musa acuminata AAA Group cultivar baxijiao chromosome BXJ3-9, Cavendish_Baxijiao_AAA, whole genome shotgun sequence harbors:
- the LOC103998777 gene encoding probable xyloglucan endotransglucosylase/hydrolase protein 32; this translates as MALLLLLLSSILISMLHWSSGQPSPGYYPSHRFKPLPGFYHGYSNLWGPQHQTVSGDQSSATIWLDRNSGSGFKSNRPYRSGYFAASIKLQAGYTAGVITAFYLSNNQVHPGFHDEVDIEFMGNTPGKPYRLQTNVYIRGSGDSRYVGREMKFHLWFDPTADFHNYAILWNPDEIIFFVDDIPIRRYPRKSENTFPMRPMWMYGTIWDASSWATDRGKYRVDYRYQPFVARFTRFIIRGCSAYAPSSCRQAPSSQSGSGLSPQQYAAMQWAQSNYMVYNYCMDPKRDHALTPECWG